One part of the Pirellulales bacterium genome encodes these proteins:
- a CDS encoding ribbon-helix-helix protein, CopG family: MRTTVRLDDQLLSAAKKTAAETGRTLTTVIEDALRQSLAKSKTANKPARFRLPVLDLGETMPGVDLDNSAALLDLMEAGDGPV, encoded by the coding sequence ATGAGAACGACCGTCCGACTTGACGACCAGCTTCTGAGTGCCGCCAAGAAAACTGCCGCCGAAACCGGGCGAACATTGACCACGGTTATCGAAGACGCTCTTCGCCAGTCTCTGGCGAAGAGCAAGACCGCGAACAAGCCCGCTCGCTTCAGGCTTCCTGTCCTCGATTTGGGCGAGACGATGCCCGGCGTCGATCTCGATAACTCGGCCGCCCTTCTGGATCTAATGGAAGCCGGCGATGGTCCTGTTTGA
- a CDS encoding type II toxin-antitoxin system VapC family toxin, with amino-acid sequence MVLFDVNVLIYATRKQSADHKRYHAWLEQLVDGDGAFAISDLVLSGYLRIVTNPKVFAKPARLSDAIEVCDRIRGRPNCVAVQPGPRHWDIFLDLCRRASARGNLVPDAFLAALAIESGSEWLTTDRDYARFPGLRWRHPLAER; translated from the coding sequence ATGGTCCTGTTTGACGTCAACGTATTGATCTACGCGACCCGCAAGCAGTCGGCCGACCATAAACGCTACCACGCGTGGCTAGAACAGCTAGTCGATGGCGATGGGGCATTCGCCATCAGCGATCTCGTGCTCAGCGGCTATTTGCGGATCGTCACCAATCCCAAGGTCTTTGCCAAACCTGCCAGGCTTAGCGACGCCATCGAAGTTTGCGATCGAATCCGCGGACGGCCCAATTGCGTGGCGGTGCAGCCGGGTCCACGCCATTGGGACATCTTCCTCGATCTTTGTCGCCGGGCGAGCGCTCGCGGGAATCTTGTTCCCGATGCCTTTCTGGCAGCGCTGGCCATCGAATCTGGCAGCGAGTGGCTCACGACCGACCGCGACTACGCCCGCTTTCCCGGCCTCCGCTGGCGACACCCGCTCGCCGAGCGTTAG